The Fusarium fujikuroi IMI 58289 draft genome, chromosome FFUJ_chr05 DNA segment agatctttatatttaattttatttaaatatttattaatataaattttatttaattagaaaaatatagtaatagttaattaattatatttttaataatatcttattcttAATGTTTTATAgagggtggccggtttctaggggtggccggtttccccgTATCCGACGTTAATATATCTGTCTTTCCGATTCTTCTTCATATTTCCTCTATTGCATGTCCTTGTGCCCTAATCTTTTATGGCCGTTGACAACTCTAGCAAAGGAAAAGTCTCCTGATCTCTTAACACTTTTGGCTCTCAAGTCTTCTGGCATGTAAGAAGGGGCATGCCTGCTAATGAATTTAGCTGAGTCGAGTTAAGTTGTATCGATGTTTCTTCATTTGTAGTATCAATTGCACGAGCCCACGTTTTCTTACACACGCCCCCGCCATAACGGATTGGATGTCATCACGCACGCCCCCAAGCACAGCATCTCACTCAGTCACAAAATAGGTAGTGCTAAATGGCCGCGCTGCGGCTGTATGTACTCCATGTACCTCTCAGCTTAACTCGTTAGCGCACAGCATCTCGCAGAGTGGTGAGGTGAGCAAGTTGAATCGAGCCAACATATTTCCCCCAGTGGGAGCCGCTCATGGTCTCGCACAGTAACAGATAGGGCTTCGTTTGGATTTGCTGTCCATCTGATTCTCGGCATTTGCACCTTTGCAGTACGGCAGACTCGATGGCATCCATTCCCTCCCCTCCCCGGGCATGTCCCTGGTCCCTGAAAAATGAAGTGGTATCATAAAGTCGTGCACTGTATCCATCGTCATGATGCACGCCTGCCCAGGCCCATGGACCGGGGCTGGCATCGGCGTTGACACTGGgatcaaggatgccaagaGCACGCCCTCATCCCCAGATTTCTCATGGTACCCTCTCAAGTTCGTTCGTTCATTGCTGAAGACCAGGTTAATCGAGAACAAGCATGGCACTGATTGGCCTCTCCACTGTCCCTGGGCCTCCCCCAGGATTTCCACTTCTTTCTCCACACCTCAAAGAGCCAACGACCGGGCCCATTCCCATTTCCTCGTTTTCTACTAAATCTTGCTCTTTCCCACCCTGAAGTATCTGAATCCTCTCATCTTTCCCACTTTCACGTTTGCATCTTTACCATTATTTCTCTTTCTATCTCTATTCTTGTCCCCTGGACTcgtatatatatatcaaTCCTACTACCTCAACATTTCTCTTCAAGATACCCAATAGTAAACAAAAGCCTACCTATCTACCCGTCTACTTCACATTACCGCGTTCTTAAACCCCACCAACCAAGTCACTAAATCACAATACGCCTGTACTCACTAAGTTCGGTGCTAAAATCACTCGACAAGACCTCGGCTATCACCATTCAACATTTCGGAATTTGACCGTTTCAAGAGCACAGAACAACACCGTATATAAGGAACACTGCAACAAACGAGCAAGCCTGGCACCCACATCACCGACCGGTCTCCTCACTTCGGCAATTTAGCCTCTTGTTCCACCCAGGTCCCATCAACTCAACACGACTCAAACCCTTCACCTACCTACACAGAACAACTACCGCTAAGATGCCCGGAATTCTTCCTATGAAGGTGATCAAGGTGGGCACCAGCTCTCAGAGTCGGATTGCACAGGCTTGTGATCGTtgcagaagcaaaaagatTCGGTGTGATGGAATAAGGCCAACATGTTCTCAATGTGCTAACGTCGGCTTTGAATGCCGGACAAGCGACAAGCTTAGCCGCCGCGCATTCCCTCGTGGCTACACCGAATCTTTGGAGGAGCGCGTGCGACAATTAGAAAGCGAAGTCCGAGAACTCAAGGACTTGTTagatgagaaggacgagaagaTAGATGTGCTCTCGAAAATCCACGGCAACCGATCAAGCTCTACAATGCCGGCGAGCAGCCCAGCTGTACCAGAGTCACGGAATGAAGCCCTGGCCGCAAAAGAAGATACCTTCCGCGTACAAGCTGCACCTCTATTACTTGGAGTCGAGAATTCTGATTCTTATTTTATGGGCGCGTCTAGCGGCAGAACATTTATTGGTACTTGTCTCCATCCTTTCCTTTGAGTCAACGCAACTGACACTCTCGACAGAGTCTTTCAAGCGAAAAATTCAAGAAACCGGCAAACCTAGCACCGACTTCAACACAGAGGCTTTCTTGCATATCCAAGGCTGCAAGCCCCTTGGTCCCAAATCGCCGGAGCAATCTTTTaggcttcctcctcgtctctTCTCTGACCGTTGTGTAAATGTTTACTTCCAGGAGTGGGCTCCTCTGTTCCCCATCCTCCACAAGCCCACATTCCTCCATGTCTACGAGGAATTCGTCGCCGATCCCGAGAAGATCAAAGGCAACCATAAGCTCGCGCAACTCTACCTCGTATTCAGCATCGCGGGTCTGTCATCAGAGAACCCTGACCTTCCCCAGCTTGCTGCATGTGAGCACCAATGGCAAACCTCTCTGGATGCTGTTCTCATGGAGGACACTATGAACACCTTACAGTGCCTGTCTCTCGCTCTCCTTTACTGCACCATGCGTGCAGACTATAAGCGATTACAGCACTACAAGGGCATCGCTGTCGGCCTCTCTCATCGCCTAGGCCTGCACCAGAGTCAGAAGAGATTCTCCTTCGGTGCTCTCACAATTGAGACACGAAAGAAGGTCTTTTGGACTATTTACACTCTCGATTGCTTTTCTGCCGCTACTCTTGGCCTTCCTAAGCTTTTCAAAGAAGAGGATATCCAGACCGAGTATCCGTGCGATACTGATGATGAGTATGTTACTGAAAAGGGCTTCCAGCCTACGCTTCCTGGTGAATATACTCGCCTTTCGAATGCACTAGCCTTGTTCCGTGCGACTCGCATCCTCGCCAAGGTGCTAGAGAAGAACTACCCCGCCTCAAGCTCCTACGAGATTTCGCTTCAACAGATGGCTGCTCTTGAGAGTGAGCTTGATGCTTGGTATGACCAGCTGCCTACCCATCTGCGACTGAACTTCGTCCAAGATAAGCCATCCACAGATGTGACTGGTAGCCGCTCACCATTGCTGGCACTGGCCTATTACTACATCCGAACACTTATCTATCGTCCGGCAGTAGGCTCCAGTTTGGGTTCCAAGGCAGCCTCGGCCCTGATGTCAATCGGAGCGTCGAGCAAGCACATTGTTCAGATTGTCCAGCTGCTTGAAGAACGCGGCATGACCTTCTCATTTTGTTTGAACAAGACGGATCTGCTGGTTGTTTGTGGCATGGCGCTGCTCTACCACTCGATTGATCTCAAGCAAGACAGCAAACTCATGCGCGATGACGAACGATTGGTAAATGCCGTTATTCATATCCTGGACAAGAGTGAGGGCTCTGGCTC contains these protein-coding regions:
- a CDS encoding probable transcription activator protein acu-15 is translated as MPGILPMKVIKVGTSSQSRIAQACDRCRSKKIRCDGIRPTCSQCANVGFECRTSDKLSRRAFPRGYTESLEERVRQLESEVRELKDLLDEKDEKIDVLSKIHGNRSSSTMPASSPAVPESRNEALAAKEDTFRVQAAPLLLGVENSDSYFMGASSGRTFIESFKRKIQETGKPSTDFNTEAFLHIQGCKPLGPKSPEQSFRLPPRLFSDRCVNVYFQEWAPLFPILHKPTFLHVYEEFVADPEKIKGNHKLAQLYLVFSIAGLSSENPDLPQLAACEHQWQTSLDAVLMEDTMNTLQCLSLALLYCTMRADYKRLQHYKGIAVGLSHRLGLHQSQKRFSFGALTIETRKKVFWTIYTLDCFSAATLGLPKLFKEEDIQTEYPCDTDDEYVTEKGFQPTLPGEYTRLSNALALFRATRILAKVLEKNYPASSSYEISLQQMAALESELDAWYDQLPTHLRLNFVQDKPSTDVTGSRSPLLALAYYYIRTLIYRPAVGSSLGSKAASALMSIGASSKHIVQIVQLLEERGMTFSFCLNKTDLLVVCGMALLYHSIDLKQDSKLMRDDERLVNAVIHILDKSEGSGSLDFKRVASVLVKVDESAVSPMHTSREVSMPPAPVSNRGSPPRGMVTKPKKKGRAACPLGQLPAAAASESNLIDHQERLRRMTMPCVADQRPEFYRARGRQSFDNLQAEVPMLQRGHRMSMSPNPDRKASSLSRNLDFMPFAHSSQSPQPTSPQQTRAHSHSGPTNQAHHMMESSSVAAAKVNGVSTTEWETLLGSLDGGMNNVYDAIYGGQGLVNESAIAVSNCGDWPPDNWDLGGFSIAEFGNNPQPPQSVLSMSDESLSSGEEVGPSELGLSVENVDYRNHMVTQQHGHEGYMMPDHMETFPIL